Proteins from a genomic interval of Blastocatellia bacterium:
- a CDS encoding serine/threonine protein kinase: protein MSKECRQCHRSFLDKVVNCPYDGSLLVHNPETSTDIFIDLILDNKYQIKSKIGEGSICNIYRALVLESGYQCAIKILRPTLAKDEASITRFKYEVRAAHKVQHPNVVQLLDANILGTGPMYMVMELLEGVTLKQELQKSGPLGLERTKTIVRQICEGLQAAHTKGIIHRDLKPDNIMLVKQNDNPSFVKLLDFGIAKVNWDKSITAEYSPSNIVMGTPRYMSPEQCKGQQIDLRSDIYSLGIIIYELLSGMPPFIDASPQALLNKHAQETVPSLKRKRPSLPSSVERAIMHALEKSPLKRPLSVIEFAQEFEDAINLEPSISPDISRAPDLKQLLNSQSPNLIPVVKQQSNNFSIVEYIEPEKSLIPNHFASEQIKTELKNNWHYLVIGIILLVIVILIIAIIILLMS from the coding sequence ATGTCTAAGGAGTGCCGGCAGTGCCATCGCTCTTTTTTAGATAAAGTTGTCAATTGTCCCTATGATGGATCCTTATTAGTACATAATCCTGAAACTTCTACAGATATATTTATTGATTTAATATTAGATAATAAATATCAAATAAAATCTAAAATTGGTGAAGGAAGCATTTGTAATATCTACCGTGCTTTAGTCCTAGAGTCTGGCTATCAATGTGCAATAAAAATCCTACGCCCCACTCTAGCTAAAGATGAAGCATCTATTACCCGATTTAAGTATGAAGTACGTGCTGCTCATAAAGTACAACACCCTAATGTAGTCCAACTATTAGACGCTAATATTTTAGGTACTGGCCCGATGTATATGGTAATGGAACTTCTAGAAGGTGTTACATTAAAACAAGAATTACAAAAAAGCGGCCCACTTGGACTAGAAAGAACCAAAACTATTGTTAGACAAATTTGCGAGGGCCTGCAAGCCGCTCATACAAAAGGAATTATTCACCGTGACCTTAAACCAGACAATATAATGCTAGTTAAACAAAATGATAACCCTAGTTTTGTTAAATTATTAGACTTTGGAATTGCTAAAGTTAATTGGGATAAATCTATTACAGCAGAATACTCGCCATCAAATATTGTTATGGGGACTCCTCGTTATATGTCACCAGAACAATGTAAAGGTCAACAAATAGATCTACGCTCTGATATTTATAGCTTAGGCATTATCATTTATGAATTATTATCTGGTATGCCTCCCTTTATAGACGCATCTCCACAAGCTCTATTAAATAAACATGCTCAAGAAACCGTGCCAAGCTTAAAGCGAAAACGTCCTAGTCTACCTAGTAGTGTAGAAAGGGCAATAATGCATGCACTAGAAAAAAGCCCCTTAAAACGACCCTTATCTGTTATTGAATTTGCTCAGGAATTTGAAGATGCAATTAATTTAGAACCTTCAATTTCTCCAGATATTTCTCGCGCTCCTGACTTAAAACAATTATTAAATAGTCAATCACCTAATTTAATACCTGTAGTTAAACAACAATCCAACAATTTTTCTATAGTAGAATACATTGAGCCAGAAAAATCACTTATTCCTAATCATTTTGCTTCAGAACAAATTAAGACAGAACTTAAAAATAATTGGCATTATTTAGTTATAGGGATAATTCTTTTAGTAATTGTTATTTTAATAATAGCGATTATTATATTGCTTATGTCTTAA
- a CDS encoding ABC transporter substrate-binding protein produces MKKRSFLSIVLSFLLIFSFALVNLHCGQSNPTHIVHIPKDPKVAPCEPGKWGGTLKLALSGAPLTFNPFISPSVETYEITSKLFATLIDYDNVNKKANNDGLARSVDTLENGSSYVIHLREGVAFSNGIPITAEDVIFSLKAALDNRLGSIYGEFMKVDGQAPEFSKMDSLTVKITFAEHYEPIKELLSKIPIVSKNSMEDSFLKGDPKTAYTLTTAPEKIVSSGPFVLKSYSEQKIELVYNPYYWKVDNVGTALPYLDGITYDLKVSRQGQQNNLLTKNEYHAVELIPTQKQAFEGNDRFIIKDAGPSLAVWQLVLNWRLEQQPGSFSIKPTWARTSYFRWAISALIQRDKMVSDVFNSLGRPVYGLVTPDNQLWFNNEAKKYPYDINVAKKFLGLAKFSNSSDNTLRDNANKIQLLCNLS; encoded by the coding sequence ATGAAAAAACGTTCTTTCTTATCTATTGTACTAAGCTTTCTATTAATATTTAGCTTTGCCTTAGTAAACCTACATTGTGGGCAAAGTAACCCAACCCATATTGTACATATACCTAAAGACCCAAAAGTAGCTCCTTGTGAGCCGGGTAAATGGGGAGGAACATTAAAACTAGCTCTTTCAGGTGCGCCATTAACATTTAATCCTTTTATCTCTCCTTCTGTAGAAACTTATGAAATAACTTCAAAGCTTTTTGCTACCCTAATAGACTATGACAATGTTAATAAAAAGGCTAATAATGATGGTTTAGCACGATCGGTTGATACTTTAGAAAATGGTAGTAGTTATGTAATTCACTTACGCGAAGGAGTAGCATTTTCTAATGGTATACCAATCACGGCTGAAGATGTCATCTTTTCATTAAAAGCTGCTTTAGATAATCGCTTAGGCTCAATTTATGGCGAATTTATGAAAGTAGATGGTCAAGCACCAGAATTTAGTAAGATGGATTCTTTAACAGTAAAAATTACTTTTGCTGAACATTATGAACCTATCAAAGAACTACTTTCTAAAATCCCAATAGTTTCTAAAAATTCAATGGAAGATTCTTTCTTAAAAGGAGATCCTAAAACAGCTTATACATTGACCACAGCCCCAGAAAAAATAGTTTCTTCTGGCCCTTTTGTATTAAAAAGCTATTCAGAACAAAAAATTGAACTTGTCTATAATCCATATTATTGGAAAGTAGATAATGTTGGAACAGCATTACCTTATTTAGATGGTATTACTTATGACTTAAAAGTTTCTCGTCAAGGCCAACAAAATAACTTACTAACTAAAAATGAATATCATGCCGTAGAATTAATACCTACTCAAAAACAAGCTTTTGAAGGTAATGATCGCTTTATTATTAAAGATGCAGGCCCCTCTCTAGCTGTTTGGCAACTAGTGCTAAATTGGCGTTTGGAACAACAACCTGGGAGTTTTAGCATTAAACCCACCTGGGCGCGTACTAGCTATTTTCGTTGGGCAATTTCTGCACTGATTCAAAGAGATAAAATGGTCTCAGATGTTTTTAATTCTTTGGGTCGTCCTGTTTATGGATTAGTTACACCAGATAATCAACTTTGGTTTAATAATGAAGCCAAAAAATATCCTTATGATATAAATGTTGCTAAAAAATTTTTAGGACTTGCAAAATTCTCCAACTCCTCAGATAACACACTAAGAGATAATGCTAATAAGATCCAGCTTTTATGCAACCTTTCTTAA
- a CDS encoding MCE family protein — protein sequence MSAQTPIKKPIVKPPEKSEALTVLVILVVALSIVSYFVFFTRTSGFVLKAKFKEADGLKIGAEVQCAGVKAGNVRNIRFLGVPVTKGDENLFELTLELSPQINGQPIEKIIRKDAKAIIIIVGALGDRGVNIIPGTINAPGVVNGDYILGETELTPAMISANLGIIRKKFESIQQIIEDNAKWINDGKGTLGKYNKPNNEAQLNLRHLLELTDSLEPLIRKGKGTVGKFQQDKEFADRIERFSKLVDELEDQIQTGNGSTGKFLKDKELDNRVILIENRAKTLLDRFQKLAEKAQKGNGSAAKFLNNQEFRNDINKLETNFNHLLTKVTNKKGSLNLFINDTRLSENISTISIEMAKLAYDIRQKPRKYVKFTLF from the coding sequence ATGTCAGCACAAACACCAATCAAAAAACCTATAGTTAAGCCTCCTGAAAAAAGTGAAGCTTTAACGGTTTTAGTAATATTAGTAGTAGCTTTGTCTATAGTAAGCTACTTTGTTTTTTTTACTAGAACTAGTGGTTTTGTGCTAAAAGCTAAATTTAAGGAAGCAGACGGTTTAAAAATTGGTGCAGAAGTTCAATGTGCTGGTGTTAAGGCTGGCAATGTTAGAAATATTCGTTTTCTAGGTGTTCCTGTAACAAAAGGTGATGAAAATCTCTTTGAGCTTACATTAGAACTAAGCCCACAAATTAACGGTCAACCTATAGAAAAAATTATTCGCAAAGATGCTAAAGCAATTATTATTATTGTTGGTGCATTAGGTGATAGAGGAGTTAATATAATACCTGGCACAATTAACGCACCAGGTGTAGTTAATGGAGATTATATTTTAGGTGAAACAGAGTTAACTCCAGCTATGATTTCAGCAAATTTAGGTATCATAAGAAAGAAGTTTGAAAGCATCCAGCAAATTATTGAAGATAATGCCAAATGGATTAACGATGGCAAAGGTACTCTAGGCAAATATAATAAGCCAAATAATGAAGCTCAACTTAACCTTAGACATTTATTAGAATTAACTGATTCTTTAGAACCATTAATTAGAAAAGGAAAAGGGACTGTAGGAAAATTTCAACAAGATAAAGAATTTGCTGACCGAATAGAAAGATTCTCCAAATTAGTTGATGAGTTAGAAGACCAAATACAAACTGGTAACGGTTCAACAGGAAAATTTCTTAAAGACAAAGAGTTAGATAATCGTGTTATTTTAATAGAAAATCGTGCTAAAACATTATTGGATCGTTTTCAAAAACTTGCTGAAAAAGCACAAAAAGGTAATGGTTCAGCAGCTAAATTCCTTAATAATCAAGAATTTAGAAATGATATTAATAAGCTAGAAACAAACTTTAACCATCTTTTAACTAAAGTGACCAACAAAAAAGGCAGTTTAAATCTATTTATTAATGACACCCGACTTTCAGAAAATATTAGTACTATTTCTATAGAAATGGCGAAACTAGCTTATGATATCCGGCAAAAACCAAGAAAGTATGTTAAATTTACGTTATTTTAA
- a CDS encoding MCE family protein, whose amino-acid sequence MSSKKTIGFAQLRVGLLVLLTVGLIIATILTISGDINLFKKTLTIRTKLPQVDGLRPGTEVRLAGVYIGQVSDVILLPIAPSEQDKQTLQSVEVVMKINKLIDDLPAEERIRKNSLVKLGSVGLLGDKVIDISPGTKDSDAIKDGDLVQGDQEASLTQVVSGASSILQDIDTLADQVKEIAQNINQGKGNLGLIVKDDKLYNNANATILESQKLVERIRDGSGTVGKLLNDPMLYDQIQTTTKKAETLITDISSGRGTIGKLATDDELYTRTNQILSRVDSIVTKLEETTNKVDAGQGTVGQLLNNDKLYKETENTVANLNRLTVRLEKTLDNKGSVNKLLEDPTLYNNLTDASSETIKLLQDFRKEPKKYLTIKIRIF is encoded by the coding sequence ATGTCCAGCAAAAAAACTATTGGTTTTGCACAACTAAGAGTAGGTTTACTAGTCCTTTTAACTGTAGGTCTAATAATTGCCACTATTTTAACTATTAGTGGTGACATAAATTTGTTTAAGAAAACCCTTACAATTCGCACTAAACTCCCTCAAGTGGATGGTTTACGTCCTGGTACAGAAGTAAGGTTAGCCGGTGTTTATATAGGCCAAGTTAGTGACGTAATCTTGCTACCAATAGCTCCAAGTGAACAAGACAAGCAAACACTTCAAAGCGTTGAAGTAGTTATGAAAATCAATAAATTAATTGATGATTTACCAGCAGAAGAAAGAATACGCAAAAATTCTTTAGTTAAACTTGGTTCGGTTGGTTTATTAGGTGATAAAGTTATTGATATTAGCCCTGGAACAAAAGATAGTGATGCAATTAAAGATGGCGATTTAGTTCAAGGCGATCAGGAAGCTTCTCTTACTCAAGTAGTATCTGGTGCAAGCAGTATTCTACAAGATATTGATACTTTAGCTGACCAAGTAAAAGAAATTGCCCAAAATATCAATCAAGGAAAAGGCAATCTAGGTTTAATTGTTAAAGATGATAAGCTTTATAATAATGCCAACGCCACTATTTTAGAATCACAAAAATTAGTTGAACGTATCCGTGATGGTAGTGGAACAGTAGGTAAATTGCTTAATGATCCTATGCTTTATGATCAAATACAAACTACAACTAAAAAGGCTGAAACTTTAATTACAGATATTTCTAGCGGGCGAGGAACTATTGGTAAACTTGCTACAGATGATGAGTTATATACTCGTACTAATCAAATTTTATCTAGAGTAGATAGCATTGTAACGAAACTAGAAGAAACGACTAATAAAGTAGATGCTGGTCAAGGTACAGTAGGCCAATTGCTTAATAATGATAAATTATATAAAGAAACAGAAAATACTGTTGCTAATCTAAATCGGCTTACAGTTAGACTAGAGAAAACTTTGGATAACAAAGGCTCTGTAAATAAATTATTAGAAGATCCTACTCTATATAACAATTTAACAGATGCTTCTAGTGAAACTATTAAGCTTTTACAAGATTTTAGAAAAGAGCCTAAAAAATATTTAACTATTAAAATTAGAATCTTCTAA
- a CDS encoding ATP-binding cassette domain-containing protein: MSEKNLSNQAIVFENILFGFSDQLILNDVSFSVRPGESIVLMGGSGSGKSTTLKLVLGLLKPESGNLLVDGENIIGYSESKMMAIRKKIGMVFQEGALFDSLNVFENVGYRLFEQGAEEKEVEHIVRQMLKFVNLEHAIYKMPSELSGGMRRRVGIARALVGKPKIILYDEPTAGLDPPTARTIVELAMKLRDLEGVSSIFVTHRIPDALQLASEYVTIDEKGEVVVRKDEKGTMSNTKFIMLKQGKVIFNGSAKQLWASEDPYIKEFLT, translated from the coding sequence ATGAGTGAAAAAAATCTTAGTAATCAAGCAATTGTATTTGAAAATATTTTATTTGGCTTTTCGGATCAATTAATCCTTAATGATGTAAGTTTTTCTGTTAGACCAGGTGAAAGTATTGTTTTAATGGGTGGTTCTGGCAGTGGTAAATCAACAACCTTAAAATTAGTGTTAGGCTTACTTAAACCTGAATCAGGGAATTTACTAGTAGATGGTGAAAATATTATTGGCTATTCAGAAAGCAAAATGATGGCGATAAGAAAAAAAATCGGCATGGTTTTCCAGGAAGGGGCATTATTTGATAGCTTAAATGTATTTGAAAATGTAGGCTATCGTCTCTTTGAGCAAGGTGCTGAGGAAAAAGAAGTAGAACATATTGTTAGGCAAATGCTTAAATTTGTTAATTTAGAACATGCTATTTATAAAATGCCTTCTGAACTTTCTGGTGGTATGCGACGGCGTGTTGGTATTGCTCGCGCTCTAGTGGGAAAACCTAAGATTATCCTTTATGATGAGCCTACAGCAGGACTTGATCCTCCTACAGCAAGAACTATTGTTGAACTAGCTATGAAACTTCGTGATTTAGAAGGTGTAAGTTCAATTTTTGTAACACATCGTATTCCTGATGCACTACAACTCGCATCAGAATATGTAACAATAGATGAAAAAGGTGAAGTAGTTGTACGTAAAGATGAAAAAGGAACAATGTCTAACACCAAGTTTATTATGTTAAAACAAGGAAAAGTTATTTTTAACGGTTCAGCTAAACAACTTTGGGCATCTGAAGACCCTTATATTAAAGAGTTTCTTACTTAA
- a CDS encoding ABC transporter permease has product MNLALKIVYETHEATLMVGRALTGFVRRPFYIKETVQQMDLVGVGSLPIVMLAGFFIGAVLALQTAATLQAFGAQNYTGRLVATSLVRELAPVLTCILLAGRIGSGIAAELGSMTVSEQIDAMRALGTDPLRKLVLPRIIALVIMGPALTVFANIVGIIGGLIISLTILHIPTSVYTTSARDALNYHDIFGGLLKPVVFGFIVAVVGCRCGLRTRGGTVGVGLSTTQSVVMAILLILISDFFLTKLLIALGPSSVY; this is encoded by the coding sequence ATGAACTTAGCTCTAAAAATTGTTTATGAAACTCATGAAGCAACCTTAATGGTAGGACGTGCTTTAACTGGTTTTGTGCGCCGGCCATTTTATATTAAAGAAACTGTTCAACAAATGGATTTAGTGGGTGTAGGTAGTTTGCCCATTGTAATGTTAGCAGGTTTTTTTATTGGTGCAGTATTAGCATTACAAACCGCAGCAACCCTACAAGCTTTTGGAGCGCAAAATTATACTGGCCGACTAGTAGCAACATCGCTAGTACGTGAACTTGCTCCAGTATTAACTTGTATTTTACTTGCAGGCCGAATTGGTTCAGGTATTGCAGCAGAACTTGGTTCTATGACAGTTTCAGAGCAAATTGATGCTATGCGTGCCTTAGGAACTGATCCTTTACGTAAATTAGTTTTACCTCGGATTATTGCTCTAGTAATTATGGGGCCAGCATTAACAGTTTTTGCCAATATAGTAGGGATAATTGGAGGATTAATTATTTCCTTAACTATTTTACATATTCCTACTTCTGTTTATACAACATCAGCACGAGACGCATTAAATTACCATGACATTTTTGGAGGGTTACTTAAACCTGTTGTATTTGGTTTTATTGTAGCTGTTGTAGGGTGTCGCTGTGGACTTCGCACACGTGGAGGAACAGTAGGTGTAGGACTTTCTACAACACAATCTGTAGTTATGGCAATTTTGCTAATTTTAATTTCTGACTTTTTTCTAACTAAATTGCTTATAGCCCTTGGCCCTAGCTCAGTATATTAA
- a CDS encoding HAD family hydrolase — protein MSLNSHNLRILLFDIDGTLLFTIHRSIYRAKVAEAVANIFGTAGKISQVSFSGKTDLHIISEALSDEGITLKEIWEALPEIEKQFVSIIETLSKTSAVFRSCPGMPGLLEKLQLDPRYQLSLLTGNIESLAKLKLNQVGLEKYFSCPGAFGSDHEDRLFLPSIAANRVANFLGIFDLSPSQFIIIGDTPRDIACARHFGAKVLAVATGNFSKEELANAQPDLLFETLSDTDKVISALATL, from the coding sequence GTGTCTCTTAATTCTCACAATTTACGAATATTACTTTTTGACATCGATGGAACTTTGCTCTTTACAATACATCGTAGTATTTACCGAGCTAAAGTTGCTGAAGCTGTAGCCAATATTTTTGGAACAGCAGGAAAAATTAGCCAGGTCTCTTTTAGTGGAAAAACTGACCTACATATTATTTCAGAAGCTTTATCAGATGAAGGTATTACGCTTAAAGAAATTTGGGAAGCTTTACCAGAAATAGAAAAGCAATTTGTAAGTATTATAGAGACTTTAAGCAAAACATCTGCTGTGTTTCGTTCTTGTCCAGGAATGCCGGGCCTGCTAGAAAAATTGCAGCTAGATCCGCGTTACCAACTTAGTTTATTAACTGGCAATATTGAATCATTAGCTAAGTTAAAACTTAATCAAGTAGGGTTAGAAAAGTATTTTTCTTGTCCCGGAGCTTTTGGAAGCGATCATGAAGATAGATTATTTTTACCAAGTATTGCTGCAAATAGGGTAGCTAACTTTCTAGGAATTTTTGATCTATCACCATCACAATTTATTATAATTGGTGATACTCCACGAGATATTGCTTGCGCACGTCATTTTGGAGCAAAAGTGTTAGCTGTAGCCACTGGGAATTTTTCTAAAGAAGAGTTGGCTAATGCTCAACCAGATTTACTCTTTGAAACTCTATCAGACACAGATAAAGTAATTTCGGCATTAGCCACACTTTAG
- a CDS encoding AarF/ABC1/UbiB kinase family protein, which produces MGNLIKQSSKNNSVSSQKLLPSPTTNKLIVYTSSTLSRKERFSRPIKIVWTLFTFLFYVYLDFKGWLKGSEKSREAKLRVQAQKLGERLLSLGPTFIKIGQALSTRADLLPVAYIDELSKLQDRVPAFSNLEAFSIIEQELASHPKELFKEISSNPIAAASLGQVYRAYLKTGEEVAVKIQRPNLSIIIKFDLLILRRIIKFLLKHTSWMMKGNDWLGMLDEFERVINEELDYQLEGTNADRFRVNFADWSGIHVPKIYWEYTTSRVITMEFISGTKIIDIESLEKSGFSAKKINELMHRTYFKQLLEDGFFHADPHPGNLLVMPNGKLAFFDFGMVGNISSTLQQHMVSAFFHILERDFDGLVDDLISLNFLKPEVNIPEFRKVIRDMFARKIDLDLSQVNFKELTYEIGEIIYKYPISTPAAFTFIIRALMTLEGISIQMNPTFNFLEVAKPYASDFLFRKESAHLRKQVWENLREVGSGKVNWGRLAQLAKLGWQLWAEPKINRFLYGDKPK; this is translated from the coding sequence ATGGGAAATTTAATAAAACAATCTTCTAAAAACAATTCTGTTAGCTCACAAAAATTGCTACCTAGTCCTACCACTAATAAATTAATTGTTTATACTAGTTCAACTTTAAGCCGTAAAGAAAGATTTAGCCGGCCAATAAAAATTGTTTGGACATTATTTACTTTTCTTTTTTATGTTTATTTAGATTTTAAGGGCTGGTTAAAAGGCTCAGAAAAATCCAGGGAAGCTAAACTTCGAGTTCAAGCACAAAAACTTGGGGAAAGACTTTTAAGTCTTGGGCCAACTTTTATTAAAATTGGTCAAGCTCTAAGCACTAGAGCAGACTTACTACCTGTAGCCTACATTGATGAATTATCTAAATTACAGGATAGAGTTCCTGCTTTTTCTAACTTAGAAGCTTTTTCTATTATTGAGCAAGAATTAGCAAGTCATCCTAAAGAATTATTTAAAGAAATTAGCTCTAACCCTATTGCAGCAGCTAGTTTAGGACAAGTTTACCGAGCTTACTTAAAAACAGGCGAAGAAGTAGCCGTAAAAATCCAACGTCCAAACCTAAGCATTATTATCAAATTTGATTTACTGATTTTGCGCCGAATTATCAAATTTTTACTAAAACATACCTCATGGATGATGAAGGGCAATGATTGGTTAGGAATGCTAGATGAGTTTGAGCGTGTTATTAATGAAGAACTGGACTATCAGCTAGAAGGGACTAATGCAGATAGATTTAGAGTAAATTTTGCTGATTGGTCAGGTATTCATGTACCAAAAATTTATTGGGAATATACAACTTCACGTGTTATTACAATGGAATTTATTTCTGGTACAAAAATTATTGATATAGAGAGCTTAGAAAAATCTGGTTTTTCTGCTAAAAAGATTAATGAGTTAATGCACCGTACTTATTTTAAGCAATTGCTAGAAGACGGTTTTTTTCATGCTGACCCTCACCCAGGCAATTTATTAGTAATGCCTAATGGAAAACTAGCATTTTTTGATTTTGGTATGGTAGGAAATATTTCCTCTACCCTTCAACAACACATGGTTTCAGCCTTCTTTCATATCTTAGAAAGAGATTTTGATGGGTTAGTAGATGATTTAATTTCCTTAAATTTTCTTAAACCAGAAGTTAATATTCCTGAATTTCGTAAAGTAATCCGCGATATGTTTGCACGTAAAATAGACTTAGATTTAAGCCAAGTAAACTTTAAGGAATTAACTTATGAAATTGGAGAAATAATTTATAAATATCCTATCTCTACCCCAGCAGCATTTACATTTATTATTCGGGCATTAATGACTTTAGAAGGCATTAGTATCCAAATGAATCCAACTTTTAACTTCCTAGAAGTAGCCAAGCCCTATGCTAGCGATTTTCTTTTCCGCAAAGAAAGCGCACATTTACGTAAACAAGTTTGGGAAAATTTACGTGAGGTTGGCTCCGGCAAAGTAAATTGGGGACGTTTAGCTCAACTTGCTAAACTAGGCTGGCAACTTTGGGCTGAACCAAAAATAAACCGTTTTTTATATGGAGATAAACCAAAATAA